Proteins co-encoded in one Aerococcaceae bacterium DSM 111021 genomic window:
- a CDS encoding proline/glycine betaine ABC transporter permease codes for MSSLLDMFPQLPFSEWISNFIDWITANFNVLFDSLNNVGTSSMEWMTRMLMLIPPLAFIIIVMLVAYFVSNRKMGLSIFAGIGLLYIHNQNLWGNMMNTLTLIIVASLISIIVGIPLGILMAKSSLAEKIIQPILDFMQTMPAFVYLIPAVSFFGIGMVPGVFASVIFALPPIVRFTNLGIRQVPEELVEAADSFGSTGWQKLYKVELPNAKSTIMAGTNQTVLLALSMVVTASMIGAPGLGTNVLTALQRGQAGAGFVSGFALVVLAIVIDRILQSSNKSRVN; via the coding sequence ATGAGTAGTTTATTAGATATGTTTCCACAGTTACCTTTTTCAGAATGGATCTCTAACTTTATTGATTGGATAACTGCCAATTTCAATGTGTTATTTGATTCATTAAACAATGTTGGTACAAGTTCAATGGAATGGATGACACGTATGTTAATGTTAATTCCACCACTTGCTTTTATCATTATTGTGATGTTAGTTGCTTATTTCGTTTCTAATAGAAAAATGGGCTTATCAATTTTTGCTGGTATTGGATTATTATATATTCACAACCAGAACTTATGGGGTAATATGATGAACACCCTAACATTAATTATTGTTGCTAGTTTAATCTCGATTATCGTTGGTATACCTTTAGGTATTCTGATGGCTAAGAGCTCTCTTGCAGAGAAAATCATTCAACCTATTCTAGACTTTATGCAAACAATGCCAGCCTTTGTTTACTTAATTCCAGCTGTTTCTTTCTTTGGAATTGGTATGGTGCCTGGTGTGTTCGCTTCTGTTATATTCGCCCTACCACCTATTGTTCGTTTTACTAATTTAGGTATTAGACAAGTTCCAGAAGAATTAGTTGAAGCTGCTGATTCATTCGGTAGTACTGGTTGGCAAAAATTATATAAAGTAGAACTTCCTAATGCCAAATCAACAATAATGGCAGGAACAAATCAAACAGTTCTCTTAGCTCTTTCAATGGTAGTTACTGCATCAATGATTGGTGCTCCAGGTCTAGGTACTAACGTACTAACAGCCTTACAACGTGGACAAGCAGGAGCTGGATTTGTTTCAGGTTTCGCTTTAGTTGTATTAGCTATCGTTATTGATCGAATTTTACAAAGTTCAAATAAAAGTCGAGTAAATTAA
- a CDS encoding AI-2E family transporter: protein MNSNTQFWGEVFSTGVKNIWLFAKAEVKVIGIVILLLFLGFWGIGYEPGYAIAFAIGISLLDLIPVVGAGIAFIPWVIIEWIFGDPSQGWLLLFLYIGVEIIEQLIEPFFLGKDLELPFWLPAVIMILCAVIFNVLGIVVASVLIPFIAAYRQVRNKYRRENHLNNYYD from the coding sequence ATGAATTCAAACACACAATTTTGGGGTGAAGTATTTTCAACAGGAGTTAAAAATATTTGGCTATTTGCAAAAGCTGAAGTAAAAGTCATTGGTATTGTAATATTACTACTCTTTCTAGGCTTTTGGGGAATTGGCTATGAACCTGGTTATGCTATTGCATTTGCGATTGGAATTAGTCTATTAGATTTAATCCCAGTCGTCGGAGCGGGGATTGCATTTATACCTTGGGTGATTATTGAATGGATATTTGGTGATCCGAGTCAAGGATGGTTATTACTCTTCTTATATATCGGAGTCGAAATTATCGAACAATTAATCGAACCTTTTTTCTTAGGGAAAGACTTAGAACTACCATTCTGGTTACCCGCAGTGATTATGATCTTATGTGCGGTTATATTTAATGTATTAGGGATTGTTGTTGCCTCAGTCTTAATACCATTTATAGCAGCGTATCGCCAAGTACGCAATAAATACCGTAGAGAAAATCATTTAAACAACTATTATGATTAA
- a CDS encoding glycine betaine ABC transporter substrate-binding protein, which produces MNKKTIHIVIGLILAALLVTEVIYSVNNTELSSRSTGESIQLVHNPWDTEVASSNVLGLVLEEAGYNVNLISVDNAIMFESLATGESDAMTTAWLPITHGAIIEEYKDDVVDLGPNLEGATTGLSVPSYMDVDSIDELDTHADQTIIGIEPGAGIMIQTEEAMKVYDNISDWDLESPSTGAMLASLETAIQNQEEIVITGWTPHWMFLEYDIKMLEDPELVYGEAENINTLTRLGFAEDHPEANEIIDRFYWEVADMDSVTYAMQNGTDERTAAQNWIDENRETVDSWLEGVFED; this is translated from the coding sequence ATGAATAAAAAAACAATACATATAGTTATTGGATTAATACTTGCAGCTTTACTTGTAACTGAAGTGATATATAGTGTCAATAACACAGAATTATCATCTCGTTCAACAGGTGAATCAATCCAGTTAGTCCACAACCCATGGGATACTGAAGTCGCCTCTTCAAATGTTCTTGGATTAGTACTTGAAGAAGCTGGATACAATGTCAATCTTATTTCAGTGGATAATGCAATAATGTTTGAGTCACTAGCTACCGGAGAATCCGATGCGATGACTACTGCTTGGCTACCAATCACTCACGGTGCTATTATTGAAGAATATAAAGATGACGTTGTAGACTTAGGTCCTAACTTAGAAGGTGCTACAACTGGACTTTCAGTTCCTTCTTACATGGATGTTGATTCCATTGATGAATTAGATACGCATGCAGATCAGACTATTATAGGGATTGAACCCGGTGCTGGAATTATGATTCAAACTGAAGAAGCGATGAAAGTCTACGACAATATCAGCGATTGGGATTTAGAATCTCCTTCAACTGGTGCTATGTTGGCTTCCCTTGAAACGGCCATTCAAAATCAAGAAGAAATTGTCATTACCGGCTGGACACCTCATTGGATGTTCCTAGAATACGATATAAAAATGTTAGAAGATCCTGAGTTAGTTTATGGTGAAGCAGAAAATATCAACACATTAACTCGTCTAGGATTTGCTGAAGACCATCCAGAAGCTAATGAGATTATCGATAGATTCTATTGGGAAGTAGCGGACATGGATAGTGTCACATACGCTATGCAGAACGGAACAGATGAACGCACTGCTGCTCAAAATTGGATTGATGAAAACCGAGAAACGGTTGACTCTTGGCTCGAAGGTGTTTTCGAAGATTAA
- a CDS encoding aldo/keto reductase, which produces MTQLKETFTFSNGLEIPAIGLGTWQMSPEEAEQMTAYALNNGYIHIDTARTYGNEEGVGKGMKASGVNREDFFLTTKVSAFSKTYDEAKKDIEDSLTALDTEYLDLVIIHAPRPWDKMHSDGPIEKLYFEENLQVWRALEEAYEAGKVKAIGVSNFEIDDLVNLLENVKIKPMLNQIKYHIGFRDEQLVQYCQENDIIVEAYSPIGTGKLLNNPDIQTIADKYNKSTAQIAIRYCYQKGLVVLPKSVHEEYVDNNADLDFEILATDMDYLNRLVIN; this is translated from the coding sequence ATGACACAATTAAAAGAAACATTTACATTTTCAAACGGTTTAGAAATCCCTGCGATTGGATTGGGAACATGGCAAATGAGCCCAGAAGAAGCAGAACAAATGACAGCTTATGCGTTAAATAATGGCTATATACACATCGATACTGCCCGCACTTATGGTAATGAAGAGGGTGTCGGTAAAGGGATGAAAGCTTCAGGAGTGAACCGAGAAGACTTTTTCCTAACTACTAAAGTAAGTGCTTTTTCAAAAACTTATGATGAAGCTAAAAAAGACATTGAAGACTCATTAACGGCTTTAGATACTGAGTATCTTGATTTAGTGATTATTCATGCTCCTCGTCCTTGGGATAAAATGCATTCCGATGGACCCATTGAGAAATTATATTTTGAAGAGAATCTGCAAGTATGGAGAGCATTGGAAGAAGCATATGAAGCAGGTAAAGTAAAAGCCATTGGTGTTTCAAACTTTGAAATTGATGACTTAGTAAATCTGCTAGAGAATGTAAAAATCAAACCAATGTTAAATCAAATTAAATACCATATTGGTTTCCGCGATGAGCAGTTAGTTCAATATTGCCAAGAAAATGACATTATTGTAGAAGCTTACTCTCCAATTGGAACAGGAAAATTATTAAATAATCCGGACATTCAAACGATTGCAGATAAATACAATAAATCAACAGCTCAAATTGCGATTCGTTATTGTTACCAAAAAGGCTTAGTTGTATTACCAAAATCAGTTCACGAAGAATATGTGGATAATAATGCGGATCTTGATTTTGAGATTTTGGCAACTGACATGGATTACTTAAATCGTTTAGTTATAAACTAA
- a CDS encoding DNA/RNA non-specific endonuclease, with protein MKINKNVFHKLSIFFILTLLVFPVDHKSADANEQFIDSSGFSITPELPKSAPNVPEGETYVEINNNIPYFTNKDITATKTWVEFSQLDDLGRVGAANAVLSVDTLPAEQESRKDISAIHPTGWHQGKYKQIGSGGWLYNRSHLIGHQLIGEGVPELNLMTGTRWFNMDGMLPFENFVASTIENDLLTVRYRVTPFFEDGNLLASGAFMEGFSIDDNGETLQFNIYIPNRQKNVQLDYGTGQHDGEYIEQTATTAPANNDHPGTTLYFTGNAIVNSSSSNQPVNSDANEGQGEIEPAGFAEIATEAPVEEYVSYKNCTAVREAGAAPIYRGEPGYASHLDRDNDGIGCE; from the coding sequence TTGAAAATAAATAAGAATGTATTTCATAAACTGTCAATATTCTTTATATTGACGCTACTTGTATTTCCCGTTGATCATAAGTCCGCAGATGCTAACGAACAATTTATTGATAGCAGTGGCTTCTCGATTACACCAGAATTGCCGAAAAGTGCACCAAATGTGCCTGAAGGAGAAACTTATGTCGAGATTAATAATAATATCCCTTACTTTACTAACAAAGATATTACCGCAACAAAAACATGGGTGGAATTTAGTCAATTAGATGACTTAGGTCGCGTAGGTGCTGCTAACGCAGTTCTTTCTGTAGATACCTTACCTGCTGAACAAGAGTCAAGAAAAGATATCTCGGCCATCCACCCTACTGGTTGGCATCAAGGGAAGTACAAGCAAATCGGTAGTGGGGGTTGGCTTTATAATCGATCACACTTAATAGGACATCAATTGATTGGTGAAGGTGTACCAGAATTAAATCTAATGACCGGAACACGATGGTTTAATATGGATGGTATGTTACCTTTTGAGAACTTTGTCGCAAGTACCATCGAAAATGACTTACTTACCGTCCGTTACCGTGTGACTCCTTTCTTTGAAGATGGGAACTTACTTGCTTCAGGTGCATTTATGGAAGGTTTCTCCATTGATGATAACGGCGAAACCCTTCAATTTAACATCTATATTCCAAATAGACAGAAAAATGTTCAGCTTGATTATGGAACTGGTCAGCATGACGGGGAATATATTGAACAAACAGCAACCACAGCGCCAGCGAACAATGATCACCCTGGCACTACTTTATACTTTACTGGGAATGCGATTGTGAACAGCTCTTCTTCGAATCAACCGGTCAATTCCGATGCGAATGAAGGTCAAGGTGAGATAGAACCTGCTGGTTTTGCTGAAATAGCAACAGAAGCTCCTGTAGAAGAATATGTCTCATATAAAAATTGTACTGCTGTACGAGAAGCCGGCGCGGCACCAATTTACCGCGGTGAACCTGGCTATGCATCACATTTAGATCGTGATAACGACGGCATTGGATGTGAATAA
- a CDS encoding YdcF family protein produces the protein MAMSLLVFILLFVLCFVIYKYEPRTIFLGLVMILVAIQSVVMFLIFNFNNLALIMGIILGILFLIIPVVLTIGFLSKHRNLFKCLIISLFVGIIISLLLYLNEINVIEILQLPLITWGIGYFVCGICLGILVVNSYLLSALMNLFSKEKPSVDYLIVLGAGLNKEKVTPLLAKRIDKAIQVYKEAPDLILIMSGGQGDDEMIPEGLAMANYAISQGVPKNHIIIEDQSVNTYENILFSSQHFASEDASFAIISTMYHLFRAELIAKKLGLKSVSYGAESGKKWVFNANAFIREFFAYLYMQLKWVVLFSILYTLLYSLLHYAVLMNAFPLLL, from the coding sequence ATGGCAATGTCATTGTTAGTTTTTATTCTTTTATTCGTACTTTGTTTTGTTATTTATAAATATGAACCTAGAACTATTTTTTTAGGTCTGGTCATGATTTTAGTCGCAATTCAAAGTGTTGTTATGTTTCTGATTTTTAACTTTAATAATTTGGCGCTAATTATGGGTATAATATTAGGTATTCTATTCTTAATTATACCTGTGGTTTTGACTATAGGTTTCTTAAGCAAACATAGAAATTTGTTCAAATGCTTAATAATTAGTTTGTTTGTCGGTATTATCATTTCTCTTCTATTGTATCTGAACGAAATTAATGTCATCGAAATACTTCAACTCCCTTTAATTACATGGGGAATTGGTTACTTTGTTTGTGGTATTTGTTTGGGTATACTAGTCGTTAACAGCTATCTTCTTTCGGCTCTGATGAATTTATTTAGTAAAGAGAAACCAAGCGTAGATTATCTCATCGTTCTAGGCGCTGGATTGAATAAAGAAAAAGTGACGCCTTTACTTGCCAAACGGATTGATAAAGCAATTCAAGTATACAAAGAAGCCCCTGATTTAATATTAATTATGTCTGGTGGCCAAGGTGATGATGAGATGATTCCAGAGGGACTAGCCATGGCTAATTATGCAATAAGCCAAGGTGTCCCAAAAAATCATATTATTATTGAAGATCAATCTGTAAATACATATGAAAACATTTTATTCTCAAGTCAGCACTTTGCCTCTGAAGATGCTTCATTTGCAATTATCAGTACAATGTATCATTTGTTTAGAGCTGAATTGATTGCTAAAAAACTAGGTTTAAAATCTGTGAGCTATGGTGCTGAATCAGGTAAGAAATGGGTATTCAATGCGAATGCTTTTATTCGAGAGTTCTTTGCTTATTTATATATGCAATTGAAGTGGGTTGTCTTATTTTCAATTCTTTATACCCTATTATACAGTTTGTTGCACTATGCGGTTTTGATGAATGCGTTCCCATTACTTTTATGA
- a CDS encoding SOS response-associated peptidase — protein MCGQYSYLKNKQALLERYMNSKLDANLPEDTREVYYPGQNNMILLPNNKFYAIQWGFTPSFAKRPLINARLESILEKKTFIEPFKRKRCIIPATSFYEFETVEGQDAKQRWCITVLNSTIFSIAGVCERYETEDGSSILTYAMLTKESEGQMAEIHHRVPVILDSGTEKDYLNLNTDPSKLKEKLFQLNIDLSFMKV, from the coding sequence TTGTGTGGTCAATATAGTTACTTAAAGAATAAACAAGCATTATTAGAGCGTTATATGAATTCTAAGTTAGATGCAAATCTACCGGAAGATACTAGAGAAGTATACTATCCCGGTCAAAACAATATGATATTGCTTCCAAATAATAAATTCTATGCCATACAATGGGGATTTACACCTAGCTTCGCAAAGCGACCCCTAATTAATGCACGTCTAGAATCTATACTAGAAAAAAAGACGTTCATAGAACCTTTTAAACGAAAAAGATGTATTATTCCCGCAACATCTTTTTATGAATTTGAAACTGTGGAAGGACAAGATGCAAAACAACGGTGGTGTATAACAGTATTGAATTCAACCATTTTTTCAATTGCAGGTGTTTGTGAACGCTACGAGACAGAGGATGGAAGTAGTATTTTAACTTATGCTATGTTAACAAAAGAATCTGAAGGTCAAATGGCAGAAATACATCATCGCGTTCCAGTTATTTTAGATAGTGGTACCGAAAAGGACTATTTAAATTTAAATACGGATCCTTCAAAACTTAAAGAAAAACTGTTCCAACTAAATATAGATTTATCATTTATGAAAGTTTAA
- a CDS encoding glycine betaine/L-proline ABC transporter ATP-binding protein, whose product MNQGKTKEEILAATGATLGVNQATFDVKAGEIFVIMGLSGSGKSTLVRMLNRLIEPTNGNVFIDDANVSQMNKNDLRDIRRKKISMVFQNFGLFPHRTILENTEYGLEVQGVSKAERQKKAERALDNAGLLPYKDQFPDQLSGGMQQRVGLARALANDPDILLMDEAFSALDPLIRRDMQDELIEMQKTMNKTIIFITHDLNESLRLGNRIAIMKDGEVVQVGTGEEILSNPANDYVKRFVEDIDRTKVYTAQHIMEEPTAVTTQLETPTEALRIMVDEGMSNILVVNKDEQLIGYVTRDEVESLLHQGHDDISSAVQSDVPEVESGALIDDLFDVIHDSETPIAVTSNKGELKGVIVRSNVIGAMTTDTQYDVIDNNEDATEIKDSTKEELDHE is encoded by the coding sequence ATGAACCAAGGAAAAACTAAAGAAGAAATATTAGCAGCTACAGGTGCAACACTTGGAGTAAATCAAGCTACTTTTGATGTAAAAGCTGGAGAAATTTTCGTCATTATGGGCTTATCAGGTAGTGGTAAATCAACGCTTGTTCGTATGTTAAATCGTCTTATTGAACCGACTAACGGTAATGTATTTATAGATGATGCGAATGTATCACAAATGAACAAAAATGATTTACGAGATATCCGTCGTAAGAAAATTAGTATGGTATTCCAAAACTTTGGACTATTCCCTCACCGTACAATTTTAGAAAATACTGAGTACGGTTTAGAAGTACAAGGTGTTTCGAAAGCGGAGCGCCAGAAAAAAGCTGAGCGAGCATTAGATAACGCGGGCTTACTTCCTTATAAGGATCAGTTCCCTGATCAGTTATCTGGTGGTATGCAACAACGTGTTGGTTTAGCTAGAGCATTAGCGAATGATCCAGATATCCTATTAATGGATGAGGCTTTCTCTGCTTTAGACCCACTGATCCGTCGTGATATGCAAGATGAGTTAATTGAAATGCAAAAAACAATGAATAAAACAATTATCTTCATCACTCATGATTTAAACGAGTCATTAAGACTTGGTAATCGTATTGCTATCATGAAAGATGGTGAAGTTGTACAAGTTGGTACGGGGGAAGAAATTCTTTCTAATCCTGCGAATGATTATGTTAAACGTTTCGTAGAAGATATTGACCGTACTAAAGTATATACAGCACAACATATTATGGAAGAGCCAACAGCTGTTACAACTCAATTAGAAACACCGACTGAAGCGCTACGTATTATGGTAGATGAAGGCATGAGTAACATTCTTGTTGTAAATAAAGATGAGCAATTAATTGGTTATGTTACCCGCGATGAAGTGGAATCATTACTACACCAAGGTCATGATGATATATCAAGTGCTGTTCAATCAGATGTTCCAGAAGTTGAATCTGGTGCGTTAATTGATGACTTATTCGATGTGATTCATGATTCTGAAACGCCAATTGCTGTTACAAGCAATAAAGGTGAATTAAAAGGTGTTATCGTCCGTAGTAACGTTATTGGTGCCATGACAACAGACACTCAATATGATGTTATTGACAACAATGAGGATGCTACAGAAATTAAAGATTCTACTAAGGAGGAATTAGACCATGAGTAG
- a CDS encoding endonuclease III — MLSRTDAKIVLNEIMNLYPDARPTMRYENAFQLLMVVILSAQATDASIEKIQDKLFERYPSPEAVVESSIEEIETYINTIGLYHNKARYIFMSSQQLLDNFGGEVPSTRKELTSLTGIGPKSANIILSVAYGEAAFAVDTHVTRICKHHNIVDDDATAQDIEKRVTEILPPEKWGHAHQAMINFGREICKPRSPLCNNYPQLYAHLD, encoded by the coding sequence ATGCTAAGTAGAACAGATGCCAAAATCGTACTTAATGAAATTATGAATTTATATCCAGATGCAAGACCTACCATGCGATATGAGAATGCCTTTCAATTATTAATGGTTGTCATTTTGAGTGCGCAAGCAACAGATGCTTCCATTGAAAAAATTCAGGACAAATTATTTGAACGATATCCTTCGCCTGAAGCGGTCGTCGAATCGAGTATTGAAGAGATTGAAACGTATATAAATACGATTGGCTTATATCATAATAAAGCGCGATATATTTTTATGAGTAGCCAGCAATTATTAGATAACTTTGGAGGAGAGGTTCCATCTACACGTAAAGAATTAACATCCTTAACCGGTATTGGTCCGAAGTCTGCCAATATTATCTTGAGTGTCGCGTATGGCGAAGCTGCTTTTGCAGTTGATACCCATGTAACGCGAATATGTAAGCATCACAACATTGTTGACGATGATGCGACAGCTCAAGATATAGAAAAGCGTGTAACAGAGATCCTGCCCCCTGAGAAATGGGGACATGCCCACCAAGCAATGATAAACTTTGGAAGAGAAATCTGTAAACCACGTAGCCCTCTCTGTAATAATTATCCACAATTGTATGCGCATCTAGACTAG
- a CDS encoding NAD(P)H-dependent oxidoreductase, protein MKKLLGIVGTNSDNSTNRKLLQYMETHFSEKAEIELVEIKDLPMFVKDKSIELPESVKELSDKVEQADGVIISTPEYDHSVPAALMNALSWLSFKTHPFVDKPVMVVGASYGTLGSSRAQMHARQILDSPELKARIMPSSEYLLDHSLQAFDEQGQLISKEKIELLDGLFSDFLTFVEITGQLMEAHAVNVKEADNYTWED, encoded by the coding sequence ATGAAGAAATTATTAGGAATTGTTGGGACAAACTCAGATAATTCAACTAACCGTAAGTTATTACAATATATGGAAACACATTTTTCAGAAAAAGCTGAAATAGAATTAGTTGAGATTAAAGACTTACCCATGTTTGTCAAAGATAAAAGCATTGAATTACCAGAAAGTGTTAAAGAGTTATCAGATAAAGTTGAACAGGCTGATGGTGTAATCATTAGTACACCTGAATATGATCATTCTGTACCAGCTGCATTAATGAATGCTTTAAGTTGGTTATCATTTAAAACACATCCATTCGTTGATAAGCCAGTCATGGTTGTCGGTGCATCATATGGAACACTTGGTTCATCACGAGCTCAAATGCATGCCCGCCAAATATTAGACTCACCAGAATTAAAAGCTAGAATTATGCCAAGTTCAGAATACTTACTAGACCATTCATTACAAGCATTTGATGAACAAGGGCAATTAATTTCAAAAGAAAAAATTGAACTACTTGATGGCTTATTCTCAGATTTCTTAACTTTCGTTGAGATTACTGGGCAATTAATGGAAGCACATGCTGTTAATGTTAAAGAAGCAGATAACTACACTTGGGAAGACTAA
- a CDS encoding helix-turn-helix transcriptional regulator, whose amino-acid sequence MNIERFIEVRKQRGLVQSELAEGICTQATLSRFENNGHVPSLKILIKLCNRLELPLSELFPKVGVKHSKLKELMEEAEFSLILSEYEKAGNLLENIDLTLIDNSELTMRYHYLKAFVMIYNKHSTIDTLYELDQILLDNHINQHELYKLLAYTGSGIIFKQLDELEKAEFYFAKVLDRIYDFPTNHMEEVWRVLHIVFECSKFYAHIDEIDISNALAEHAISICSDNHVTYYLARAAIQLAKNAMTVKESKDTILALIYDARAYSKINRNKIALKELDEMEKYIKNEY is encoded by the coding sequence ATAAATATAGAAAGATTTATCGAAGTCCGAAAACAAAGGGGCTTAGTTCAAAGTGAGCTAGCTGAAGGCATATGCACTCAGGCGACTTTAAGTCGGTTTGAAAACAACGGTCACGTACCGAGTTTAAAAATATTAATTAAATTATGTAATCGGTTAGAATTACCACTTAGTGAATTGTTTCCTAAAGTTGGAGTCAAGCATTCTAAGTTAAAAGAGTTAATGGAAGAAGCCGAATTCTCGCTCATCTTAAGTGAGTATGAGAAAGCAGGGAATTTGCTGGAAAACATCGATTTAACTCTGATTGATAACTCTGAATTAACCATGCGATATCATTATTTAAAGGCATTTGTGATGATCTATAATAAGCATTCTACTATTGATACGTTGTATGAATTAGATCAGATATTACTTGATAATCATATAAATCAACATGAATTATATAAATTATTGGCTTATACGGGCAGTGGAATTATCTTTAAGCAATTAGATGAGTTAGAAAAAGCGGAGTTTTACTTTGCGAAAGTCTTAGATCGGATTTATGATTTTCCGACCAATCATATGGAAGAAGTTTGGCGCGTGTTACACATCGTCTTTGAATGCAGTAAGTTCTACGCGCATATCGACGAGATAGATATTAGTAATGCTTTAGCTGAACATGCCATTTCTATTTGCTCAGATAACCATGTAACCTATTATCTAGCGAGGGCGGCGATTCAGTTAGCTAAAAATGCTATGACCGTAAAAGAATCTAAAGATACAATCTTAGCGTTAATTTATGACGCTCGGGCTTATTCAAAAATTAATCGAAATAAAATCGCATTAAAAGAACTTGATGAGATGGAAAAATATATAAAAAATGAATATTAA
- a CDS encoding organic hydroperoxide resistance protein: protein MSEKRRYTTKAVNTGGRHGISRLVDGSFKVDVAMPKEMGGPGEAVNPEQLFALGWSACFHSALERHKKTAGIDAESKVGIEIGLNTDPELGGFKLVANLEVGIEGIALTEVQKLAEQAHGDCAYSKATRGNIDSKVTAIESFFIEDVNN, encoded by the coding sequence ATGTCAGAAAAAAGACGCTATACTACAAAAGCAGTTAATACAGGTGGACGACATGGTATAAGTCGATTAGTTGATGGAAGTTTCAAAGTGGATGTTGCTATGCCTAAGGAAATGGGTGGACCTGGGGAAGCAGTCAACCCTGAACAATTATTTGCATTAGGTTGGAGCGCTTGTTTCCACTCAGCTCTTGAGCGCCATAAAAAAACAGCGGGAATCGATGCTGAATCTAAAGTTGGTATTGAAATCGGATTGAATACAGATCCTGAACTAGGCGGCTTCAAACTGGTTGCTAATCTTGAAGTGGGCATTGAAGGGATAGCACTCACTGAAGTTCAAAAACTTGCAGAACAAGCTCATGGCGATTGTGCTTATTCTAAAGCAACTCGTGGAAATATCGACTCTAAAGTTACCGCGATTGAATCATTTTTTATCGAAGACGTAAATAATTAA
- a CDS encoding cupin domain-containing protein has protein sequence METIKMQLQENKPFPNNKLPVVLYKKALDEIFKQNDYSGEAVLSFLEKHDYSNGWINGILSEHHFHSIAHEVLACISGSARVQLGGPESETITFTQGDVVFLPAGTAHKKMDSTEDFIIVGAYPNGDSYDMRYGENSEYDEVKENIIQVPKPELDPVTGQSF, from the coding sequence ATGGAAACAATAAAAATGCAACTTCAAGAAAATAAACCTTTTCCCAATAACAAACTGCCTGTCGTCCTATATAAGAAGGCATTGGATGAGATTTTTAAACAAAACGACTATTCTGGAGAGGCTGTTCTAAGTTTCCTAGAGAAACACGACTATTCAAATGGTTGGATAAATGGAATTCTGTCAGAACATCATTTTCATTCGATTGCCCATGAGGTGTTAGCATGTATTTCCGGATCGGCGAGGGTGCAATTAGGAGGTCCTGAGTCAGAAACTATTACCTTTACTCAAGGAGATGTTGTCTTTCTACCCGCAGGGACAGCCCATAAAAAGATGGATTCAACTGAAGACTTCATAATCGTAGGCGCATATCCGAATGGAGATTCATATGATATGCGCTATGGAGAGAACAGCGAGTATGATGAAGTAAAAGAGAACATTATACAAGTACCCAAACCGGAACTGGACCCAGTCACGGGTCAATCATTTTAA